DNA from Neoarius graeffei isolate fNeoGra1 chromosome 17, fNeoGra1.pri, whole genome shotgun sequence:
CACGAGTGGCAACAAAAGCGCGTCgtgtctccttcttcttcttccctctAAAGCGCGCGCGTTACAAGCTTTACTCTGTACATCTGAGTGAAAGACGTGTAGAAATATGCATGAATGAGCTTGCTGGTGTTACTGTGCCCTTTGGGTTATCGATACGTCATCGCGATCTGTGAGGGATTGGCTGCTTTTCCGCTTCCTTTTTATTTCTTTCTCACAATTTGCAAAACGCGGCCACAGTCTTCGCCTCCGGAGCGGCAGGATTCCCACTGTTGGGGAAGgtaaactgcattttttttttttttttttttgctattacgTGATATatgtgtgattaaaaaaaaaaaaagaagaagaacctCGGTAGCCGTTGCACAGAAGGAAATCCTTGTCAGATGTACTACTTATACAATTTGTTTTTTGTAGCTCATCCAGCGTTCACTTTGGTCTTTTGGAGGAATGCCGCAGTTTAAAATTAAACCACGAGTCTTCCAAATCATGTGTTTTTACActgcagattagattagattagattagattagattagattagattagattagattagattagattagattagattcttaTTCTCAGAATTTACAGCAGACTATCCATTAAGCTGCAGGCCTACCAAGGatcctgatttatttattattcattatAAAGTTCATGCTGAGGTTTATTAGTCCCACTACTCCTGATCGGACAAAAATTTAAATATACAAGCAATGGTCATGCCATACGGTGGTGGGgaactgttttgtttgtttgtttgtttgtttgtttgttttcccatgTTTAGTCAGTCATTTTGGAGTTTAGATTATACCAGTTTAGGATAAAGTGATTATGAgatttgatttgtttgtttttttctcctaacAGCATTAGCACTTTTCTTAATTCTATCCTGGCTCTATTTTAGGGTGCCTCCTAAGGGAATCTTGAAATCCTTCCATGCAAGAGGAATGAGCGCAATAATAtagaagcaacggtgacacacaaGGGGTGGAAATCCGCCGTCAGCCCGTCGTCACCtcgaccgatttttttttttcttttgtagagGAATACCCTTCTTTAAAGGACTAAATGAGCGCCGGGTCTTCCGAAAGCCTGGCGCTTTCCATCCCACCGTGCACCTTGAATGGCACGGTGCGCACCAATAATGGCACGTGCGCCGACCCCACCGATCCGCTCTTCCGGTCGTTTTCGTCCACAATGGTGCTCTTGGTGCTTGTGACGATGATCGCTGGCACTGTCCTGGTCTCCCTTGTCACCTTCCACCTGCACAAGAGCAAGATGAGGAAGCGCAAAATGCAGAGAGCGCAGGAGGAGTACGAACGCGACAGCGGCCGCCCCAAAGCCGCGGCGAGAGGGAAGCCGGCGGTCAGGCCCTGCGTGATGGAGAGACCTACAGCGGTGCAGAAAAGCGACCCGAAAGCGAACAAAGAAGCCACTGACAGTGCAGGCATCCCGGAGAAAGAGTGCACGGATGATAATACAAGACATACTCGGAGCCAGACGCGCAGGGATCACCTGTTGGAATCCGTCGCGGTGTCTTGATTAACGCGGTGCATCCCAATGATCTGACACTGTAAATACATCCCGTGTTTTCGTATAATTATATTACACGGGTGGGGGGGATACAGAATCGCCTCTATACGCATGAACAGTGCTAAGTCTTCTTCAGCTACCGGAAGGAGGAGCCCGCAGGAAACAAAGGACGCGTGCTTCAAGGCCAGTAGATTTATAAAGTGTCGCTGTATGAGAGGATTGTATACATCTCCTTCTTTCATCCATGAGAATAAATAGCTCTcacttgataaaaaaaaaaagaaagaacaagGAGTTCCTG
Protein-coding regions in this window:
- the si:dkey-35i13.1 gene encoding uncharacterized protein C11orf87 homolog; its protein translation is MSAGSSESLALSIPPCTLNGTVRTNNGTCADPTDPLFRSFSSTMVLLVLVTMIAGTVLVSLVTFHLHKSKMRKRKMQRAQEEYERDSGRPKAAARGKPAVRPCVMERPTAVQKSDPKANKEATDSAGIPEKECTDDNTRHTRSQTRRDHLLESVAVS